A region of Thermobifida halotolerans DNA encodes the following proteins:
- a CDS encoding DUF397 domain-containing protein, which yields MNGHRSSYSDDTDGECVEAAETPGAVLVRESSGHLDFAPGAWSAFLADLKAERL from the coding sequence TTGAACGGGCACAGGTCCAGCTACAGCGATGACACCGACGGCGAATGCGTCGAGGCGGCCGAGACGCCTGGTGCGGTGCTGGTGCGGGAGAGCTCGGGCCACCTGGACTTCGCTCCGGGGGCGTGGTCCGCCTTCCTCGCGGACCTGAAGGCCGAGCGCCTGTAA